The following coding sequences are from one Streptomyces angustmyceticus window:
- a CDS encoding MarR family winged helix-turn-helix transcriptional regulator — MGADVHNTGAGGTTADGEPMGVDHVFLALERELAVFLRRARASSGELAREVHPDLEPSAYGLLVRLADAGTQRATDLAGFFGVGKATMSRQLHALEKLGLIAREPDPADGRAVLVRLTDEGGDRFTRVRTGRRAQYARRLASWDRAEVAELARLLHRLNAEQESDEA; from the coding sequence ATGGGCGCTGACGTGCACAACACCGGAGCCGGCGGGACGACGGCGGACGGCGAACCGATGGGTGTGGACCACGTATTTCTGGCGCTGGAACGCGAATTGGCGGTGTTTCTCCGCCGGGCCCGCGCCTCGTCGGGCGAACTGGCCCGAGAGGTGCATCCCGACCTGGAGCCCTCCGCGTACGGCCTGCTCGTCCGGCTGGCCGACGCCGGCACCCAGCGGGCCACCGACCTGGCCGGCTTCTTCGGCGTCGGGAAGGCCACGATGAGCCGCCAGTTGCACGCCCTGGAGAAGCTCGGACTCATCGCCCGTGAGCCGGACCCGGCCGACGGCCGCGCCGTCCTGGTGCGCCTGACCGACGAGGGCGGCGACCGCTTCACCCGCGTCCGCACCGGCCGCCGCGCCCAGTACGCCCGCCGCCTCGCCTCCTGGGACCGCGCGGAGGTCGCCGAACTGGCCCGTCTCCTGCACCGGCTGAACGCGGAGCAGGAGAGCGACGAGGCATAG
- a CDS encoding lysozyme translates to MSVLRSGSPHRPARSLAAVAGVLLAVLSLLLGLPGAAGAAATRHAPEPSHPGQDWAGSQIARHEGTAAGLPPAAPSLAASVEGVDVSSHNGSVAWSTLWNSGVRFAYVKATESTSYTNPSFAQQYNGSYNAGMIRGAYHFATPDTSSGAAQATYFVQHGGGWSRDGKTLPGALDMEYNPYGATCYGLSAAGLVNWMKDWFATYKARTGRDAVIYTSTGWWKQCTGNSTAFGAVNPLWIPRYGSSVGELPAGWGFHTVWQYTSSGPTVGDHNRFNGALDRLRALANG, encoded by the coding sequence ATGTCCGTGCTCAGATCCGGCTCCCCCCACCGACCCGCACGGTCCCTCGCGGCCGTGGCCGGGGTCCTCCTCGCGGTCCTCTCCCTCCTGCTCGGGCTGCCGGGCGCCGCCGGCGCCGCGGCCACCCGGCACGCACCCGAACCCAGCCACCCCGGCCAGGACTGGGCCGGTTCCCAGATCGCCCGGCACGAGGGCACCGCGGCCGGGCTCCCGCCGGCCGCACCGTCCCTCGCGGCGTCCGTCGAGGGCGTGGACGTCAGCAGCCACAACGGCAGCGTCGCCTGGTCGACCCTCTGGAACAGCGGTGTCCGCTTCGCCTACGTGAAGGCGACCGAGTCCACCAGCTACACCAACCCCTCCTTCGCGCAGCAGTACAACGGCTCCTACAACGCCGGCATGATCCGGGGCGCGTACCACTTCGCCACCCCGGACACCTCCAGCGGCGCCGCCCAGGCCACCTACTTCGTCCAGCACGGCGGCGGCTGGTCCCGGGACGGCAAGACGCTGCCCGGCGCGCTCGACATGGAGTACAACCCCTACGGCGCCACCTGTTACGGGCTGAGCGCGGCCGGCCTGGTCAACTGGATGAAGGACTGGTTCGCCACCTACAAGGCGCGCACCGGCCGGGACGCCGTCATCTACACCTCCACCGGCTGGTGGAAGCAGTGCACCGGCAACTCCACCGCCTTCGGCGCCGTCAACCCCCTGTGGATACCGCGCTACGGCTCCTCGGTCGGCGAACTCCCGGCCGGCTGGGGCTTCCACACCGTCTGGCAGTACACCTCGTCCGGCCCGACGGTCGGTGACCACAATCGCTTCAACGGCGCGCTGGACCGCCTCCGGGCCCTCGCCAACGGCTAG
- the lon gene encoding endopeptidase La, whose product MASTSTSLTLPVLPLDDEVVLPGMVVPLDLSDPDVRAAVEAAQAAATPGNKPRVLLVPRVDGTYAGIGTLGRIEQVGRLSDGDPGALIRGLGRVRIGSGTTGPGAALWVEGTTVEETVPDPLPRAVAELVTEYKALATSWLRKRGAWQVVDRVQQIEDVPTLADNSGYSPFLTTEQKVRLLETTDPVARLKYATETLREHLAEQDVAESIAKDVQEGVDKQQREFLLRRQLEAVRKELAGLNGDPEDEGDDYRARVEAADLPEDVRKAALKEVDKLERSSDQSPEGSWIRTWLDTVLELPWNERTEDAYDIAGAKEILDADHAGLEDVKERITEYLAVRKRRAERGLGLIGGRRGGAVLALVGPPGVGKTSLGESVARAMGRKFVRVALGGVRDEAEIRGHRRTYVGALPGRIVRAIKEAGSMNPVVLLDEIDKVGSDFRGDPAAALLEVLDPAQNHTFRDHYLEVELDLSDVVFLATANVLEAIPEPLLDRMELVRLDGYTEDEKVVIARDHLLPRQLERAGLESGEVTLEDAALRKLAGEYTREAGVRNLERTVARLLRKVAAQHELGQQELPFTVGTDQLRPLIGRPHHTPESAQDPAERRTAVPGVVTGLAVTGAGGDVLYVEASLADPETGASGLQLTGQLGDVMKESAHIALSFLRSHGAELELPVADLKERGVHLHVPAGAVPKDGPSAGVTMTTALASLLSGRQVRPDVAMTGEVSLTGRVLPIGGVKQKLLAAHRAGITTVVIPKRNEPDLDEVPAEILETLQVHAVADVRQVLELALTPASNGAAAQVPLAA is encoded by the coding sequence ATGGCTTCGACGTCCACATCGCTCACTCTGCCCGTGCTGCCCCTCGATGACGAGGTCGTGCTCCCCGGCATGGTGGTGCCCCTGGACCTGTCCGACCCGGACGTCCGGGCGGCGGTGGAGGCCGCGCAGGCCGCCGCCACGCCGGGCAACAAGCCGCGGGTGCTGCTCGTTCCCCGCGTCGACGGGACCTACGCCGGCATCGGCACCCTCGGGCGGATCGAGCAGGTCGGGCGGCTGTCCGACGGCGACCCCGGGGCGCTGATCCGGGGCCTGGGCCGGGTGCGGATCGGCTCCGGCACGACCGGGCCCGGTGCCGCGCTCTGGGTGGAGGGCACGACCGTCGAGGAGACGGTCCCCGACCCCCTGCCCCGCGCGGTGGCCGAACTCGTCACCGAGTACAAGGCGCTGGCCACCAGCTGGCTGCGCAAGCGCGGCGCCTGGCAGGTCGTCGACCGCGTCCAGCAGATCGAGGACGTCCCGACGCTGGCCGACAACTCCGGCTACTCGCCGTTCCTGACCACCGAACAGAAGGTCCGGCTGCTGGAGACCACCGATCCGGTCGCCCGCCTGAAGTACGCCACCGAGACGCTGCGCGAGCACCTGGCCGAGCAGGACGTCGCCGAATCCATCGCCAAGGACGTCCAGGAGGGCGTCGACAAGCAGCAGCGGGAGTTCCTGCTGCGCCGGCAGCTGGAGGCGGTCCGCAAGGAACTCGCCGGGCTGAACGGCGACCCCGAGGACGAGGGCGACGACTACCGCGCCCGGGTGGAGGCCGCCGACCTGCCCGAGGACGTCCGCAAGGCCGCCCTCAAGGAGGTCGACAAGCTGGAGCGGTCCAGCGACCAGAGCCCCGAGGGCTCCTGGATCCGCACCTGGCTCGACACCGTCCTGGAGCTGCCCTGGAACGAACGCACCGAGGACGCCTACGACATCGCGGGCGCCAAGGAGATCCTCGACGCCGACCACGCGGGCCTGGAGGACGTCAAGGAGCGGATCACCGAGTACCTGGCCGTCCGCAAGCGCCGGGCCGAGCGCGGCCTCGGGCTGATCGGCGGCCGCCGCGGCGGCGCGGTGCTGGCGCTGGTCGGCCCGCCCGGCGTCGGCAAGACCTCGCTCGGGGAGTCCGTCGCCCGCGCCATGGGCCGGAAGTTCGTCCGGGTCGCGCTCGGCGGCGTCCGGGACGAGGCGGAGATCCGCGGCCACCGGCGCACCTACGTCGGCGCGCTGCCCGGCCGGATCGTCCGCGCGATCAAGGAGGCCGGGTCGATGAACCCGGTGGTGCTGCTCGACGAGATCGACAAGGTGGGCTCCGACTTCCGCGGCGACCCCGCCGCCGCCCTCCTGGAGGTCCTCGACCCGGCGCAGAACCACACTTTCCGCGACCACTACCTGGAGGTCGAACTCGACCTCAGCGACGTGGTCTTCCTGGCCACGGCCAACGTCCTCGAAGCCATCCCCGAGCCGCTGCTCGACCGGATGGAGCTGGTCCGCCTGGACGGCTACACCGAGGACGAGAAGGTCGTCATCGCCCGCGACCACCTGCTGCCGCGCCAGCTGGAGCGGGCCGGTCTGGAGAGCGGCGAGGTGACGCTGGAGGACGCCGCGCTGCGCAAGCTGGCGGGCGAGTACACCCGCGAGGCGGGCGTACGGAACCTGGAGCGCACGGTCGCCAGGCTGCTGCGCAAGGTCGCCGCCCAGCACGAACTGGGACAGCAGGAGCTGCCGTTCACGGTCGGCACGGACCAGCTGCGCCCGCTGATCGGGCGGCCGCACCACACCCCCGAGTCGGCGCAGGACCCGGCCGAGCGGCGCACCGCGGTGCCCGGTGTGGTCACCGGTCTCGCGGTCACCGGTGCCGGCGGCGACGTGCTCTACGTGGAGGCCTCGCTCGCCGATCCGGAGACCGGGGCGTCCGGGCTCCAGCTGACCGGCCAGCTCGGCGACGTGATGAAGGAGTCCGCGCACATCGCGCTGTCCTTCCTGCGCTCCCACGGCGCGGAACTGGAGCTCCCGGTCGCCGACCTGAAGGAGCGCGGGGTGCATCTGCACGTACCGGCGGGCGCCGTCCCCAAGGACGGGCCGAGCGCGGGCGTGACGATGACGACGGCGCTGGCCTCGCTGCTGTCGGGCCGGCAGGTCCGGCCGGACGTGGCGATGACCGGTGAGGTCTCGCTGACCGGGCGGGTGCTGCCGATCGGCGGCGTCAAGCAGAAGCTGCTGGCGGCGCACCGCGCCGGGATCACGACCGTGGTGATCCCCAAGCGCAACGAACCCGACCTGGACGAGGTGCCGGCCGAGATCCTCGAAACCCTTCAGGTGCACGCCGTGGCGGACGTCCGCCAGGTGCTGGAGCTGGCGCTGACCCCGGCCTCGAACGGGGCCGCCGCGCAGGTGCCGCTCGCGGCGTGA
- a CDS encoding pentapeptide repeat-containing protein has product MSPDHQEAASDTAALGLRSDCGSCFGLCCVALPFAASADFAIDKDAGRPCPNLQTDFRCGIHAELRPRGFSGCTVFDCFGAGQKVSQVTFGGQDWRGAPGTARQMFEVFPVMRQLHELLWYLAEALARPAARPVHAGLRAALEKTEALTRGGAEELTALDVPAHRSEVNALLLRASELVRAEVPGRKKDRRGADLLGARLKGARLRGASLRGACLVAADLTGADLRTADLIGADLRDADLSGADLTGALFLTRAQLDAARGDAATRLPAALSRPAHWQPG; this is encoded by the coding sequence GTGTCCCCAGACCACCAGGAAGCCGCTTCGGACACCGCCGCTCTCGGCCTGCGGTCCGACTGCGGCAGTTGCTTCGGGCTCTGCTGTGTCGCGCTGCCGTTCGCGGCCTCCGCGGACTTCGCGATCGACAAGGACGCCGGCCGCCCCTGCCCGAACCTGCAAACGGACTTCCGCTGCGGCATCCACGCCGAGCTGCGCCCGCGCGGCTTCTCCGGCTGCACCGTCTTCGACTGCTTCGGCGCCGGCCAGAAGGTCTCCCAGGTCACCTTCGGCGGGCAGGACTGGCGAGGGGCCCCGGGGACCGCCCGGCAGATGTTCGAGGTCTTCCCCGTCATGCGGCAGCTGCACGAACTCCTGTGGTACCTGGCCGAGGCGCTGGCCCGGCCGGCCGCCCGCCCGGTGCACGCCGGTCTGCGGGCCGCGCTGGAGAAGACCGAGGCCCTCACCCGCGGCGGTGCCGAGGAGCTCACGGCCCTCGACGTGCCGGCCCACCGGAGCGAGGTCAACGCCCTGCTGCTGCGCGCCAGCGAGCTCGTACGGGCCGAGGTCCCGGGCCGCAAGAAGGACCGGCGCGGCGCCGATCTCCTGGGGGCCCGCCTCAAGGGCGCCCGCCTGAGGGGCGCGAGCCTCCGCGGGGCCTGCCTCGTCGCGGCCGACCTCACCGGCGCCGATCTGCGCACGGCGGACCTGATCGGTGCCGACCTGCGGGACGCGGACCTCTCCGGCGCCGACCTCACCGGCGCCCTCTTCCTCACCCGGGCGCAGCTCGACGCGGCCCGGGGCGACGCGGCGACCCGGCTGCCGGCGGCCCTGTCCCGCCCCGCCCACTGGCAGCCCGGGTGA
- a CDS encoding YfbM family protein, giving the protein MIGAYARVTPAELHRALDDPEWALELVGGRMEAEAQECPRPAPARCLDVDTAWDALGFLLRRAAFPVDIVHGEEPVPGADDWGYGPPRYLTPERVRTAAGALAEISGERLTAGVGPGDLAAAEVYPAIVWERGMPLDFVSEHYELLRPFFRAAADEGDGMLMWLG; this is encoded by the coding sequence ATGATCGGAGCGTATGCACGCGTCACCCCCGCCGAACTCCACCGCGCCCTGGACGATCCCGAGTGGGCGCTGGAGCTGGTCGGCGGGCGGATGGAGGCGGAGGCCCAGGAGTGTCCGCGGCCCGCGCCGGCGCGCTGCCTGGATGTCGACACAGCCTGGGACGCCCTCGGGTTCCTGCTGCGCCGGGCGGCCTTCCCGGTGGACATCGTCCACGGCGAGGAGCCCGTACCCGGCGCCGACGACTGGGGCTACGGCCCGCCCCGCTACCTCACCCCCGAGCGGGTGCGGACCGCCGCCGGGGCCCTGGCGGAGATATCGGGCGAGCGCCTGACGGCCGGGGTCGGTCCCGGGGATCTGGCCGCGGCGGAGGTCTACCCGGCGATCGTCTGGGAGCGGGGCATGCCCCTGGACTTCGTGAGCGAGCACTACGAGCTGCTGCGGCCGTTCTTCCGCGCGGCGGCGGACGAGGGGGACGGCATGCTGATGTGGCTCGGATAG
- a CDS encoding rhomboid-like protein: MSWLGSAGRARADRAPSVIPGPDRGPDASPALAPGLLAGIPRQRVPRTVRAREAEPAAAPVPPRRRAGRLLPTPLGTPFTFGYALLLVATSLFAEYADPALVSDLLQGSSTDVAHLAQAPLLVLVASALWIAGGMTSAYALGFLFVLTALERRIGPLRTAAVFFGGHVLATLATEVPVAFSVAAGRLPESSLHRLDYGISFGVMTSIGALAGLLPGWLRWPLLAGVGYLAVTDLLAYADPMTEWGHLLSLALGVASWPLLRRWRTALARPAPLLGDLGHPALRGMRTY; the protein is encoded by the coding sequence GTGAGCTGGCTGGGATCCGCCGGGAGAGCGCGGGCCGATCGCGCCCCCTCCGTCATACCGGGGCCGGACCGCGGCCCGGACGCGTCACCGGCCCTCGCGCCGGGCCTGCTGGCGGGCATCCCCCGCCAGCGCGTGCCCCGCACGGTCCGCGCGCGGGAGGCGGAGCCCGCCGCGGCGCCGGTGCCCCCGCGGCGGCGGGCCGGGCGGCTGCTGCCCACGCCCCTCGGCACCCCCTTCACCTTCGGCTACGCCCTGCTCCTCGTGGCCACCTCGCTCTTCGCCGAGTACGCCGACCCGGCGCTCGTCTCCGACCTGCTCCAGGGCTCCAGCACGGACGTCGCCCATCTCGCGCAGGCCCCGCTGCTGGTGCTGGTCGCCAGCGCGCTGTGGATCGCGGGCGGCATGACCTCCGCGTACGCCCTCGGCTTCCTCTTCGTCCTGACCGCGCTGGAGCGGCGGATCGGCCCACTGCGCACGGCCGCCGTCTTCTTCGGCGGACATGTGCTGGCCACCCTCGCCACCGAGGTGCCGGTCGCCTTCTCCGTCGCCGCCGGCCGGCTGCCGGAGAGCTCGCTGCACCGTCTCGACTACGGCATCAGCTTCGGCGTGATGACCAGCATCGGAGCCCTCGCCGGACTGCTGCCCGGCTGGCTGCGCTGGCCGCTGCTGGCCGGCGTCGGCTACCTGGCCGTGACCGATCTGCTCGCCTACGCCGACCCGATGACCGAATGGGGCCATCTGCTCTCGCTCGCCCTGGGCGTCGCGAGCTGGCCGCTGCTCCGCCGCTGGCGCACCGCCCTCGCCCGGCCCGCGCCGCTCCTGGGCGACCTGGGTCATCCGGCGCTGCGGGGCATGCGGACCTACTGA
- a CDS encoding spermidine synthase family protein — translation MAPVTPTQETTGLPEAPRTLDRREGPYGEVVLRRRGGPPAKTGVDGSGTPSAPVIYEIIANGCFLMDTSDGRSERLLIDAALDALPAERDRPSVLIGGLGVGFSLARAAARPRWGRIVVVEREEAVIDWHRRGPLSAVSAAALADPRSEILHTDLVAHLRPENTQDTYDALCLDIDNGPDWTVTEDNDSLYSPAGLAACRDRLTPGGVLAVWSAQPSPAFEEALRNAGFHGVHTEEIPVVRGVPDVVHLARKGA, via the coding sequence ATGGCTCCCGTGACTCCGACCCAGGAAACGACCGGCCTCCCCGAGGCCCCGCGCACGCTCGACCGCCGCGAGGGCCCGTACGGCGAGGTGGTGCTGCGCCGGCGGGGCGGACCCCCCGCCAAGACCGGAGTTGACGGCTCCGGCACCCCCTCCGCACCCGTGATCTACGAGATCATCGCCAACGGCTGCTTCCTGATGGACACCTCCGACGGCCGGTCCGAGCGGCTGCTGATCGACGCCGCGCTGGACGCGCTGCCGGCCGAGCGGGACCGGCCCTCCGTGCTGATCGGCGGCCTCGGCGTCGGGTTCTCCCTGGCCCGCGCCGCCGCCCGGCCGCGCTGGGGCCGGATCGTCGTCGTCGAGCGCGAGGAGGCGGTCATCGACTGGCACCGCAGGGGCCCGCTCTCGGCCGTCTCGGCGGCCGCGCTGGCCGATCCGCGCAGCGAGATCCTGCACACCGACCTGGTCGCCCACCTGCGGCCGGAAAACACCCAGGACACCTACGACGCCCTGTGCCTGGACATCGACAACGGCCCCGACTGGACCGTCACCGAGGACAACGACAGCCTCTACTCCCCCGCCGGACTCGCCGCCTGCCGCGACCGCCTGACACCCGGCGGCGTGCTCGCCGTCTGGTCCGCGCAGCCGTCCCCGGCGTTCGAGGAAGCCTTGCGAAATGCCGGTTTCCACGGGGTACATACGGAAGAGATCCCCGTTGTCCGAGGCGTCCCTGACGTGGTCCATCTCGCGCGCAAGGGCGCGTAG
- a CDS encoding response regulator transcription factor, translating into MDQTQTTQGGAAATPGAQRRVLVVEDDPTIVDAIAARLRAEGFQVQTATDGPAAVETAEAWQPDLLVLDVMLPGFDGLEVCRRVQAQRPVPVMMLTARDDETDMLVGLGVGADDYMTKPFSMRELAARVHVLLRRVERAALAAHTPRSGILRLGELEIDHAQRRVRVRGSDVHLTPTEFDLLVCLANTPRAVLSREQLLAEVWDWADASGTRTVDSHIKALRRKIGAERIRTVHGVGYALETPAA; encoded by the coding sequence ATGGACCAGACTCAGACAACGCAGGGCGGCGCCGCCGCCACGCCGGGCGCCCAGCGCCGGGTACTGGTCGTGGAGGACGACCCGACGATCGTCGACGCCATCGCGGCCCGGCTGCGCGCCGAGGGCTTCCAGGTGCAGACGGCGACCGACGGGCCGGCCGCGGTGGAGACCGCGGAGGCATGGCAGCCGGACCTGCTGGTCCTCGACGTGATGCTGCCGGGCTTCGACGGCCTGGAGGTGTGCCGCCGGGTCCAGGCCCAGCGCCCGGTGCCGGTGATGATGCTCACCGCACGGGACGACGAGACCGACATGCTCGTCGGCCTCGGCGTCGGCGCCGACGACTACATGACCAAGCCGTTCTCCATGCGGGAGCTGGCCGCCCGGGTACACGTCCTGCTGCGCCGGGTCGAGCGCGCCGCGCTGGCCGCACACACCCCGCGCAGCGGCATCCTGCGGCTGGGCGAGCTGGAGATCGACCACGCCCAGCGCCGGGTGCGGGTGCGCGGCTCGGACGTCCACCTGACGCCCACCGAGTTCGACCTGCTGGTCTGCCTGGCGAACACCCCGCGCGCGGTGCTCTCCCGTGAGCAGCTGCTGGCCGAGGTGTGGGACTGGGCGGACGCCTCCGGGACCCGTACGGTCGACAGCCACATCAAGGCCCTGCGCCGCAAGATCGGCGCCGAGCGCATCCGTACGGTCCACGGCGTCGGCTACGCCCTGGAGACCCCGGCCGCATGA
- a CDS encoding sensor histidine kinase, translating to MTRRWWHTPVRELGRRVWEGLRPLDPYRSVKAALGALVSVSVIITTLLVFVAMHSATELRVITIFSIIASLLITQFVANSLTAPLDEMTDVTRSMAHGNYSRRVRAERRDEFGDLATAFNRMAADLEAVDTHRKELVANVSHELRTPIAALRAVLENVVDGVSEPDPETMRTALKQTERLGRLVEHLLDLSRLDNGVVPLHARRFEVWPYLSGVLKEANMSRGASTLSGPSGVAGSGTHTRTDVHLHLDVSPPELTAHADAERLHQVVANLIDNAIKHSPRHGRVTVHARRGEGPESLVVEVQDEGPGIPESERYRVFERFNRGGPAPSGPGSDGGTGLGLAIARWAVDLHGGRIGVAESPRGCRIRVTLPGLESARS from the coding sequence ATGACGCGGCGGTGGTGGCACACGCCGGTACGCGAGCTGGGGCGGCGGGTCTGGGAGGGCCTGCGCCCGCTCGACCCCTACCGCTCGGTCAAGGCCGCGCTCGGGGCACTGGTCAGCGTCTCGGTGATCATCACCACGCTGCTGGTCTTCGTCGCGATGCACTCGGCGACCGAGCTGCGGGTGATCACGATCTTCTCGATCATCGCCTCGCTGCTGATCACCCAGTTCGTGGCCAACAGCCTGACCGCCCCGCTCGACGAGATGACGGACGTCACCCGCTCGATGGCGCACGGCAACTACAGCCGCCGGGTCCGGGCGGAGCGCCGCGACGAGTTCGGCGACCTGGCGACCGCCTTCAACCGGATGGCGGCCGACCTGGAGGCGGTGGACACCCACCGCAAGGAGCTGGTGGCCAACGTCTCGCACGAGCTGCGCACCCCGATCGCCGCGCTCCGCGCCGTCCTGGAGAACGTGGTCGACGGGGTCAGCGAGCCGGACCCGGAGACGATGCGGACGGCGCTGAAGCAGACCGAGCGGCTCGGCCGCCTCGTCGAGCACCTGCTGGACCTGTCCCGCCTCGACAACGGGGTGGTGCCGCTGCACGCCCGGCGCTTCGAGGTCTGGCCGTACCTGTCCGGGGTGCTCAAGGAGGCCAACATGAGCCGGGGCGCCTCCACCCTGTCGGGGCCGTCGGGGGTCGCCGGCTCCGGCACCCACACCCGTACGGACGTCCACCTCCACCTCGACGTCTCGCCGCCGGAGCTGACCGCGCACGCGGACGCCGAGCGGCTGCACCAGGTCGTGGCCAATCTCATCGACAACGCGATCAAGCACAGCCCCCGGCACGGCCGGGTCACGGTGCACGCGCGGCGCGGCGAGGGCCCCGAGAGCCTGGTGGTGGAGGTGCAGGACGAGGGGCCCGGCATTCCGGAGTCGGAGCGCTACCGGGTTTTCGAGCGGTTCAACCGCGGCGGCCCGGCGCCCTCGGGCCCCGGCTCCGACGGGGGCACCGGCCTGGGCCTGGCCATCGCGCGCTGGGCCGTGGACCTGCACGGCGGACGCATCGGCGTGGCCGAATCCCCGCGCGGTTGCCGGATCCGGGTCACTCTTCCGGGGTTGGAGTCAGCTCGAAGCTGA